The proteins below come from a single Candidatus Binataceae bacterium genomic window:
- a CDS encoding RNA methyltransferase — MADLFLTLLHYPVLDRNGRIVTSAITSLDLHDLARSARTYDVRALYVVHPVAELREFALRLRDHWLTGPGRRHDDLRAQALALMRVVASLEEALADSAAMAGIVPLLVHTSARTAGGVSYGALRAELEQGSTPMMLLLGTGFGMAPLVAARADRLLAPILGPGDYNHLSVRAAGSIILDRLRGR, encoded by the coding sequence GTGGCTGATCTCTTTCTCACCCTGCTTCACTACCCGGTGCTCGATCGCAACGGCCGGATAGTGACGTCCGCGATTACCAGTTTGGATTTGCACGATCTGGCGCGTTCTGCCCGCACTTACGATGTACGCGCGCTATACGTTGTCCATCCGGTGGCGGAATTGCGCGAATTTGCCCTACGCCTGCGCGACCATTGGCTTACCGGCCCAGGCCGCCGCCATGACGACCTGCGCGCTCAAGCGCTGGCCCTGATGCGGGTGGTGGCCTCGCTGGAGGAGGCGCTCGCCGACAGCGCCGCGATGGCGGGTATCGTCCCTCTGCTGGTGCATACCTCGGCTCGCACCGCCGGCGGAGTTAGTTACGGCGCGTTGCGCGCGGAACTAGAGCAAGGTTCCACTCCTATGATGCTTTTGCTTGGCACCGGTTTTGGAATGGCGCCGCTAGTCGCGGCCCGCGCCGATCGCCTTCTGGCGCCCATCCTGGGACCGGGCGACTACAACCATCTCTCGGTGCGCGCTGCCGGTTCCATCATCCTGGATCGTTTGCGCGGCCGCTGA